A region from the Hydrogenimonas sp. genome encodes:
- a CDS encoding thiosulfate sulfurtransferase, rhodanese, with protein MKQWFRTLCFAAVFSASTLLGADKITIQPEEAVKLIGKPGYVFVSGDSETAFEGGHIKGSRNMYAHHLHHADLMGNLECEPLYQCPEHAEHYISSKGIKRSDTIIAYDNWRGPNATGVYSFFKSYGHKKVYILDGGLDGIKALDPNQKIYDRLKKEKRAVKKAYKKAKKAGDKAKMAELKAKKQEITAQMKQVSKKLLVQRGKEKHFKHTHYKIRKSEIDTSAIAGTEEVFEAMQDILKNGKKSKYVIVDSRSMIEIIGERKMDNVARGGHIPGSTFIEWKKVTDFERKKSFRPLKELEETFKKYGITKDKTIYAYCQVGAGRGSDIVVALQLLGYKNVKVYTGAWDTWGNNMNLPIRR; from the coding sequence ATGAAGCAGTGGTTCAGGACGCTTTGCTTTGCGGCTGTCTTTTCCGCCTCGACACTGTTGGGTGCGGATAAGATCACGATACAGCCTGAAGAGGCTGTAAAGCTGATTGGGAAACCCGGCTATGTCTTTGTGAGCGGAGACAGTGAAACGGCATTCGAAGGCGGCCATATAAAAGGGTCGCGAAATATGTATGCGCACCATCTGCATCATGCGGATCTCATGGGAAACCTGGAGTGTGAACCTCTCTATCAGTGTCCCGAACATGCGGAGCACTACATAAGCAGCAAGGGGATAAAAAGGAGCGATACGATCATCGCTTACGACAACTGGAGAGGCCCCAACGCTACGGGAGTCTACAGCTTCTTCAAATCATACGGGCACAAAAAGGTCTACATCCTGGACGGCGGACTCGACGGCATAAAGGCACTCGATCCCAACCAGAAGATATATGACAGGCTCAAAAAGGAGAAGAGGGCTGTAAAAAAAGCCTATAAAAAGGCGAAAAAAGCGGGAGACAAGGCGAAAATGGCCGAATTAAAGGCAAAAAAACAGGAGATCACCGCCCAGATGAAACAGGTGTCTAAGAAGCTGCTTGTCCAAAGAGGGAAGGAGAAGCACTTCAAGCATACCCACTACAAGATCAGAAAAAGCGAAATAGATACGAGTGCGATCGCGGGCACCGAAGAGGTGTTTGAAGCCATGCAGGATATCCTGAAAAACGGCAAAAAGAGCAAGTATGTCATTGTAGACTCCAGAAGCATGATCGAGATAATCGGAGAGAGAAAGATGGACAATGTCGCCAGGGGCGGGCATATACCGGGCTCGACTTTCATAGAGTGGAAGAAGGTGACGGACTTCGAAAGGAAGAAGAGCTTCCGTCCGCTCAAGGAGCTGGAAGAGACTTTCAAGAAGTACGGAATCACCAAGGATAAGACGATCTACGCCTATTGCCAGGTGGGTGCCGGTCGCGGATCGGATATCGTAGTCGCTCTGCAACTGCTTGGATACAAGAATGTCAAAGTGTATACCGGGGCATGGGATACCTGGGGTAACAATATGAATCTGCCGATTCGACGCTAA